A single Drosophila miranda strain MSH22 chromosome XR, D.miranda_PacBio2.1, whole genome shotgun sequence DNA region contains:
- the LOC108151924 gene encoding ribosome maturation protein SBDS yields the protein MSKIFTPTNQIRLTNVAIVRLKKGGKRFEIACYKNKVLSWRSNSEKDIDEVLQTHTVFTNVSKGQAAKKDELQKAFNKTDETEICKEILSKGELQVSEKERQSVLDTQLNSIVNSVAALCVNPETRRPYSASIIEKSLKDAHFSVKMNKNTKQNTLEAIKMLREHLPIERSRMKLRVSFAGKEGGGKLKESVVKLANAVEHEEWEDSTLHLTLLIDPGQYRVIDELVRNETKGKGLLELLELKEVVENEEVF from the exons ATGTCCAAAATTTTCACACCCACAAATCAAATTCGCCTCACAAATGTGGCCATTGTGAGGCTAAAAAAGGGCGGCAAGCGTTTCGAGATTGCCTGCTACAAGAACAAGGTCTTGTCCTGGCGTAGCAACAG CGAAAAGGACATCGATGAGGTCCTGCAAACCCACACAGTTTTCACAAATGTGTCCAAGGGCCAGGCGGCCAAGAAGGATGAACTGCAGAAGGCCTTCAACAAGACAGATGAAACAGAAATCTGCAAGGAAATCCTGAGCAAAGGCGAGCTTCAGGTATCGGAGAAGGAGCGCCAAAGCGTGCTCGACACGCAGCTGAACAGCATCGTCAACAGTGTGGCCGCTCTCTGCGTAAATCCCGAGACGCGTCGCCCCTACTCGGCCTCGATCATCGAAAAGTCCCTCAAGGATGCCCACTTTTCGGTGAAGATGAACAAAAACACCAAGCAGAACACCCTGGAGGCCATCAAAATGCTGCGCGAGCATCTGCCCATCGAGCGGTCACGCATGAAGCTGCGTGTCAGCTTTGCGGGCAAAGAAGGCGGCGGCAAGCTCAAGGAATCTGTGGTGAAGCTGGCCAACGCCGTGGAGCACGAGGAATGGGAGGACTCAACGCTCCATTTGACGCTGCTGATCGATCCTGGACAATATCGCGTGATTGACGAGCTGGTGCGCAACGAAACCAAGGGCAAGGGTCTGCTGGAACTCCTCGAACTCAAAGAGGTCGTAGAGAATGAAGAAGTCTTCTAA